The Nitrososphaerota archaeon genome contains a region encoding:
- a CDS encoding DNA double-strand break repair nuclease NurA, whose protein sequence is MIEEIRKPTKFYEYARELMGQENVVFISKASSSNIMLGGIFGDIFYLNHVGSLPGYFKPYYDNVGVTIFYVRLSDNKPCIRVEAPGKISKSEAGRLIDVLQTSSVSGYPYVLRLAHEQCKVTNDDLERLANMLGLCAEIGGRDVLGE, encoded by the coding sequence ATGATAGAAGAAATAAGGAAGCCGACAAAATTCTATGAGTACGCTAGAGAGTTGATGGGACAAGAGAACGTCGTCTTTATCTCAAAAGCATCTTCAAGCAATATAATGCTTGGTGGAATCTTTGGGGACATCTTCTACCTTAACCATGTAGGCTCGTTACCAGGATATTTTAAACCGTACTACGACAATGTCGGAGTAACCATTTTCTATGTGAGGCTGTCTGATAACAAGCCATGCATAAGAGTTGAGGCGCCTGGAAAGATTAGCAAAAGCGAGGCAGGAAGACTAATAGACGTACTGCAGACTTCAAGCGTTTCAGGTTATCCTTACGTTCTCCGCTTAGCACATGAACAATGTAAGGTCACAAACGATGACCTTGAAAGGTTAGCGAACATGCTCGGCTTGTGTGCTGAGATAGGAGGAAGAGATGTTCTTGGAGAATGA
- a CDS encoding transposase, with protein MHACVDRNSMPLSIVVGPGSEHDSKKLTTLIEELTAKPTQLYADSAYDTEHIRSTLNQMGIQANIPVNPRNGRKPKPYNQTTHKKMRSAAERFFAWIKSFRRITIRYERLASTYKALATIASIIIQLRHGIWR; from the coding sequence ATACACGCATGCGTGGATAGAAATTCTATGCCTCTAAGCATAGTAGTGGGGCCTGGAAGCGAGCACGACTCAAAGAAGCTAACAACACTCATCGAAGAATTAACAGCAAAGCCAACCCAGCTCTACGCAGACTCAGCATACGACACAGAGCACATAAGAAGCACCCTAAACCAAATGGGCATACAAGCCAACATACCAGTAAACCCAAGAAACGGTAGAAAGCCAAAACCATACAACCAAACCACACACAAGAAGATGAGAAGCGCAGCAGAAAGATTCTTCGCATGGATCAAAAGCTTCAGAAGAATAACAATAAGATACGAAAGGCTAGCATCAACATACAAAGCCCTAGCAACCATAGCATCCATAATCATCCAACTAAGACACGGAATTTGGAGATGA
- a CDS encoding DUF433 domain-containing protein, producing the protein MKEGWRSRIVVDPKVLAGKPVIKGTRVSVEFILDLLANGWSVRSMLRNYPQLKKEDVIAALKYAAEVLKEEKVYPLP; encoded by the coding sequence TTGAAGGAGGGTTGGAGGAGTAGGATAGTGGTTGACCCTAAGGTTCTAGCTGGGAAGCCTGTTATCAAGGGTACGAGGGTATCTGTTGAGTTCATCTTGGATCTGCTCGCCAATGGTTGGAGCGTTAGAAGCATGTTGAGAAACTACCCTCAGCTGAAAAAGGAGGATGTTATCGCCGCTCTAAAGTATGCTGCTGAGGTTCTGAAGGAAGAGAAGGTCTACCCACTTCCTTGA
- a CDS encoding ATP-binding protein, with protein sequence MLRNPEVPVSVNLDKVASRHLAILVTTGGGKFNLLALLAKRISDVNGTMIVFDHHGE encoded by the coding sequence TTGCTGAGAAACCCTGAAGTACCTGTCTCCGTTAACCTCGACAAAGTGGCTTCAAGACACCTCGCCATATTGGTTACAACTGGAGGCGGAAAATTTAATCTTCTCGCCCTATTGGCGAAGAGAATTTCTGATGTTAATGGGACGATGATAGTCTTCGACCACCATGGGGAGTAA